A stretch of DNA from Brevibacillus ruminantium:
CAACTGTGATGAACATGTCACCCGAGTACGCCATACCTATAAACGATAAGAGGACCATACTCAACCCTAACAGGATAATCATGATCTTCTTTACCTTTTTTAAAAATCCAATCAGTAGGGAGCCGCTCAGAACCCCGATAAAGAAGAACACTTCCAACGTAGCCAATTCGGAAGCATTGGTAACATAGAGAGGAAATAATATGCTAATCGGAGCAAAAATGAAGTTTATTGCTATTAAATAAATAACCAATCCGCGCAAAATAGAAATTTCCCAGACAGCTTTGTATCCTATAAGGATTTTCTCCCCCAATTCCTTCATTCTCAGTGTTTCTGTTGTTTTCTTAATCAAAGCTTCATGCTTTATCAGAACTATAAAAACCAGGGACAACAAATAAGAAATTGCATTAAATAAAAAGGCATACTTTATGTCTATACTGATCAAAATCCCTGAAATAACCGGTGCGAGCAACCCAACAATCGTTTGCACCGTTGTCGAGAAGCTTTGCGCTTGCATGATGAGATTTTCCGGAACGATATAACGTACTGCCACAGTCCTTGCCGGTGAAAAAAAAGCGCTAAACGAAGAAAGCAGAACGGCACCTACAATTAACATCCAGGGGGCCAGTAAACTAAGAAAAGACAATACACTTAAAATAAGCACAATTCCCCCGCGAAAAAGATCAGAAACGACCATGATCTTTCTTTTGCTCCAACTGTCAACAAATACTCCCGCAATCATACCTAGCAAGATTAAGGGTACAATTTCAGCGACCAGTATGATTGACATTTGAAGAGAAGAGCCAGTCATTATCTTCATCGCCCAAATTAACGCCATCGCGTATACGCCGTCACCTAAATCTGATACGGCCTGAGCAATTAACAAGTATCTGTAGTTTTTTATTGAAAATACATGGCTACTGGAAGTGGAAGATTGTTTTTCTTTTATTACAGGAGCAGAATTAGAATTCACAAAACTACCACCTCACTGGAAATTAGGCCCTGGAAAAATGGACATTACCATGGAGTACCATATCTTAGCGGCTGTTCCATGATCGGAACTGTCCCGGTCAAATTCTTTATCAAACTCCTCTTGTAACTTCTTCACTCTTTCAATATATTCTTGTAATCGATCAGAAGAAATTTTTACGTGCACCATCCCTAAGTGAGAGGTGGATTTCGTATGAATGGCTTTCATCATGTTATCCCTCATCGTATTTAGTGCATAGGTTAATGCTTTCACTTTTTCATTTTCTGAACTTTCCGTTCCCAGCTTTAATTGAAACGTTTCCATTTCAGCTTTGTGCAACTTATTGTGATGTTTGCATTTACGGTTCATCTGATAGGGAAATTATACGTGAGATTTAAATAAAGTGGTTCATGGGGAGGCAAAGAGGATATGTATTAAATTTACATTTCAGTAAAATGTATGCTTATTTATGGTCTTAATATACCTCAAGATTATCTAGAAATCAACTCACTTTTTTTACTTTTTACCGTTTTCGCCTCCTCTTATCCATGACATTTTCCATGCACGGCGCCGTTAGTAAGAAAGCCTTTGACTTTCCAAAATGGTGCTAAATTAATAATGGAACCGGTGAAAACAACTCGTTTTTCACCAGCTCCATTTTGCTTAAAACTAGCCACCTTTAGGAGACGATGTTTTCAAAGCATTTATCCAATGAACTTAGCGGTTACCTTATGGCTTGACTGTAGATGGGAATTTTTTCGGCAATTCAACCTTCCATTTTCCATCCGGATATCTCTTATTGACTGCTGCGAGTGAAAGCGTCAACTGTGTCGGAATTTCTTCCATTTCCTCCAGTTTCAACTCCATTTGAACCAAACTGCGCCCTTGCTCATCCTCGCCATTCCAAGTATAACTGGAACCGCGGATCGGATATGACTTTCCGTTTTGATCCTTTAGCTCCCACCAGACATGTTCAATCGAAGAAATATCCTGCAGAGAGGCTTCCAGCTCCAGCTTCTTTCTCGCCCTCCGATCGCCTTCGTCCCCCTCCTTTAGTTGCTTGACGGTGAACAGACTTCCCTCATATTCCGCCTGCTTTGGGCTATTTTGCAGCTTCGCCGGCTCAAAAGGAATGGTCAGGGAGACTGGCTCCACCATGGTAACCGCGTCCAGAACGAAGGTATAGGGGCCCTGATCGCCAAACGGCGTATATCTCGAATTCCGGATAAAGTGACCGAATTCATCACGGCCGAGATTATAATCGTCCAGGTGCCCTCGTCTTCCCATTTCCGCTTCTCTCTGGGAAACGCCAACGTCCATGCCGTTCCGGTCCAGAATCCGCAACTCCACATCGTAATGTTGAAAGGGATCAGAAGCATACCTTTTGTTTTGCGTTTTGCCTGACATCTCCTTGGCATACTGCTCCAGTCTCTTCTTCGCTTGCTCCTCCCACATCGTTTCCCATTTGAGTACGGTTGACGATGGCGCCTGTGTGACTTCATGCAGTATGATTTTCAATCCCTGTGGGGTCACGTATTCCTTATTAATAGGTATCGTCTTGGTGGCTTCCATTGCTTTCTTTAAGGAAAATGGCACCTCAAGCTTCCATTTCCCCTCGACGTTTCCCAGTGTGCTGATATCGACGAGAAGCTTCATCTGCTCTGTTTCTTCTCCGTCCAGGTCTGAAAAATCAAGAAAGCCAATATCAGGTCCCTGCTTACCGGCAGCACGCGCAGTAGCCGTGGGCCTGGGATGATTCATAATCCCTTCACCAAGTTCATTGACTAGCCGGATGCTGCCCACCAGTTCTGCAACAAGGTTCTCTTGCTTCTCTCGCTTGAGCGGCTTGCCATCCGGTCCGGTGATTTGATACGCAACTACGACCCGGGTTGGATCAGCCATGATTGCCTTCACCCAAAACGTGATTCCCTGATCGGCAACAGAGGCGTTCACCACCTGAACAAACCCGTCCTTCACTGCTTTCTCGATGCCGCCATCCACTTCTCCTGGCGGAAAGAAATCAGCAGCATCCGATGGGGACACGGGGGAAATTTCCGCAGGCACCTGTGCTTCTTTGCCCGGTTCTGTGTTTCCCCCGCTTTGACCCAGCACACCTTTTACCTGGGATGCAAACTCTGGTGAGACATAGGTTCCGACACCGACGAGAAAGAGGATGGCTCCTGCTGTCGCAATCGACATCGAGGTCCAGCGAAACCAGTGCCGTTTACGCGTGAGCCGACCCGCCTCCTCCTTTATACTGTCTGCTTCCGGCATCGTAAACTCCGGCATTTGCTCGCGCTGGGCTACTCGCTCCAGTACGGCTGAGATTTGCTGATCCAGCTTATTCATTTCCACTCACTCCCATCCTGGACATCGCTCTTCCCTCTACCCAGCCTTGCATCTGTGCCGCAATCTGTTTGCGCGCATAGTGCAGCCGAGATTTTACGGTTCCCTCAAACAGACCCAGCACCTGCGCTATTTCCGAGACTTGAAAATCCCCATAGTAGTACAGGATGACGACAGTCCGATGCTTGACCTTCATCGAACAGATCGCTTTCCAAATCGCTTGCTGCTGCTCTCTTTCGATTACACTGTCGAGCGGATTGGCCGACATATCTGCCCACTCCTGGAATTCACCCATCGGTTTTTGACGCCGAACGGCATTGAGCGCACGATGCATCACAATCTTGGCAAACCACGTGCGAAAAGATGTCCCTCTGGCGGGATCAAAGCGATCCAGCGACCGAAAAACTTCAAACAACGCTTCCTGCACGGCATCCTGGGCCAGCTGACGATCGTGGATGATGAGATAAGCGGTCCGATAGGCGGTCTCCAAATGGGGCCGAACCAACTGCTCAAAGCTGGCACTATCCCCGTTTCGACTCTTTGCGAGCCATTCTATTTCCTTCATTTCCTGCACATCTGGTGCCTCCTTGAAAGGTCTTTGCTGTATATTCACCGTCCATCATGATTTGGTTCAAAATTTTTTACAAAATCCCTCTTTCATTCCTTGAAATCGAGAACGACAAAAAGAGGGACAAAATTTCTCTGTCCCTCTTTTACTTGCAGTATACGTCTCACCTTTACGCTGGTGATCCGACGTCAATCAAGGATTCGATCATGACCTTCTGACTGTTTTGATGGACCCAGCCATGCGTATCGGCGAGAAGCTTCCGATATTCCGCAATCTGTACCTCTACCTGATTGCGCGCGGTTCCACCCAAGACATTGCGGGCGTTTACCACGGTTTCCACAGCCAGAGCTTCGTACACGTCCCCGTCGATAAGAGCAGAGAAGGTTTTGTACTCCTCCAGCGTGAGATCGAGCAGGTATTTTTGCTGCTCGATGCAGTAAAGCACGGCACGCCCTACTACTTCATGCGCTTGACGGAACGGCATCCCCTTGCGAACCAGATAGTCAGCCAAATCAGTCGCATTGGAGAAATCCTGCGTCACCGCCTGGCGCATCCGGTCAGCTCTGACCTGCATCGTCTGAATCATCGGCGTCAACAGCGCCAAAGCCCCGTGCAGAGTAGCCACCGTATCGAACATGCCTTCCTTGTCTTCCTGCATATCTTTGTTGTAGGCCAGCGGCAGTCCTTTGAGTACCGTCAACAGCCCAAACAGATTCCCGTAGACACGTCCTGTTTTCCCGCGGACAAGCTCAGCCACATCCGGATTTTTCTTCTGAGGCATGATGCTGGAGCCCGTGCAAAAGGCATCGTCCAGCTCGACAAAAGCGAACTCCTGGCTGCTCCAGATGACCAGTTCCTCGCACAGGCGTGAGAGATGAGCCATCAGCAGAGAACTGGTTGCCAGGAACTCAACGATAAAGTCGCGGTCACTTACGGCATCCATGCTGTTTAAATAGATTCCGTCAAACTGCAGCATCTCGGCGACGAATGCGCGATCAATCGGGAACGTCGTCCCGGCAAGCGCTCCCGCTCCCAGCGGCAGGACATTGACCCGCTTCCAGCAGTCGCGCATCCGCTCAATGTCGCGCTGCAGCATGGAAACATAGGCCATCATGTGGTAGCCGAAGAGAACCGGCTGAGCACGCTGCAAGTGGGTGTAACCCGGCATCACTGTGTCGAGATGATTGTTCGCCTGCTCCAACAGTGCTTCCTGCAGGTACATGGAAAGCTGGATGATCTCCATCAGCTTTTCCCGCAAATAGAGGTGCATATCAAGTGCCACCTGATCGTTGCGGCTCCGTCCGGTATGCAGCTTGCCGCCTACCGGACCGATCTCCTCGATCAGCATTTTTTCAATATTCATGTGCACATCCTCGTTTTCTACGAGAAACTGCACTTGCCCCCGCTCGATCTTCTCTTTTACCTTTTTCAGACCGGCAATGATTTGTCTGACTTCGTCCATCGGCAGGATGCCGCACTTGCCCAGCATTGCTACGTGAGCCAGGCTGCCGACGATGTCTTGCCGCCACATCTGCTTGTCAAAAGAAATGGAAGCTGTATATTCCTCTACAAGCTGATTCGTCGGCTTTGTGAAGCGTCCTCCCCACAGTTTCATTGCGTGATCGCATCCTTTTCGTCCAAAATCTTGATCGGTGTCTTGATGTTTTCATGCAGCACACCTTCATTTACCTGGGCGTATACCTTGGTTGGCAGACCCCACAGCTTGATGAAGCCAATCGCTGCTTTATGATCAAACTGATCGCCAGCATTATAGGTTGCCAGCTCGTGGCTGTACAGGGTCGAGTCAGATTTGCGGCCGACCACGATCGCATGTCCTTTGTGCAGCTTCACGCGGACAACGCCGGTTACATGTTTTTGCGTCTCTTCGATAAAGGCTTGCAGCGCGTTGCGGATCGGCGAATACCAGAGACCCTCGTAGATCACCTGTGCCATCTTTTGCTCCACAATCGGCTTGAACTGCGCCACTTCACGCGGTTGGGTCAAAAACTCCAGCTCACGGTGGGCAAGAATCAGTGTCGTCGCAGCAGGGGTTTCATACACTTCGCGGGATTTGATGCCCACGAGACGATTTTCTACGTGGTCGATACGTCCTACCCCGTGGTTTCCGGCAATTTTGTTCAGCTTCAGGATCAGCTCAGACAGGGGAAGCTCTTCACCGTTCAGCGCAGTCGGTACGCCTTTTACAAAAGTAATTTCCACTTCTTCCGCCTGTTCTGGTGCATCAGCGATTGATTTGGTCAGATCATATGCACCTTCTGGTGGAGCTGCCCATGGATCTTCCAGAACACCGCACTCGCAGCTTCTGCCCCAGAGGTTTTGGTCGATGCTGTACGGATTGTCCAGATCGATTGGAATCGGAATACCGTTTTTGCTTGCATACTCAATCTCTTCATCCCGTGTCCAGCCCCATTCGCGTACAGGCGCCACGATGTTCAGATTGGGATTGAGAGCGGTAAACGAAACGTCGAAACGAACCTGGTCATTTCCTTTCCCGGTGCAGCCGTGGGCTACCGCTACTGCGCCCTCTTTTTCCGCAATCTCTACCAGCACGCGGGAAATCAGGTAACGGGACAGCGCAGATACCAGCGGGTACTTGCCTTCATACATGGCATTCGCCTGCAGTGCCGGGAGGACGTATTCACGCGCAAACGCTTCTTTGGCATCCACTACGATGGATTTCAGCGCGCCGACCTTCAGAGCCTTTTTCTGAACAAAATCGAGATCTTTGCCTTCTCCCACGTCCAGTGCTACAGCAATAACGTCGTAGTTGTATGTGTCTTGGAGCCACTTAATTGCAACAGATGTATCTAAACCGCCAGAATAGGCCAACACGATTTTTTCTTTTGCCATCGGTTTTCTCCCCTTAGAATAAATCGGTGAATTGTTCATGAGTAATTATACAAATGAATTTATAAAAATACAATACGTTTTTTTAACTTATAGGTCGAGAAGTCTCCCACTTCTAAAACCTTACAGCGTTTGGTTGTAAGTAGGGGATGAATCGACTTTGGACAAGGACAGGCTTTTGCCTGTTCAGTTGTCCGACACTTTGGTAAAATCTACTTATGATGTTCTTTGATAACTGGATATATGGGGTTGCATGGAGAAACAAAATGCGAAAACCAAGCTTATCCTTCCATGCGTAAAATATCCAAGGTAACAAAAGAACTCCGAAACGTCGGACATCTAGGGTAGGGACTACCCGAAGTAACGCTCGAGGAGACGAAAGGTTACTTTCGTCGTGGATTTGAGAAGCTCCCACTTCAAGGCGTTAGCCTAAGTGGAGAGTAGTTCACAGTGTATCAATATTTCATCTCTTGATCCGGTGAATCATCAGCAGATTGGCAGCGGCACCGACCACCTCAAACGCAACCATCCCCCAAATAATCCCTGCAAGTGACCACTCTGGAATCCCTACCACGACGTATGTAACACCGGTAGATGCAAAGGAAGCGAAGAGCAATCCCAGAATCGGACCGTTTTTGTTGTTCGCTGTCCACAAGATCGTTGTCGTCAGCTCCCTGATCCCGCAGAGCAGGGGAAGCAGTGCCAGCGAGCGGATTTCACCGCCCAGCGAAGTATTGCCGTATACCAGGTATGAGAGAGTCGGTCCGCACAGAAATAGCCCCGTTGAGGCAAGCAGCCCCCACCAAGCCCCCGCGGACAATGCTTTTCGGACGCGCTGGTGAAACGAGGGCAGCCTTCCTCTCTCCCAGTCTGAGGCAAGCTTGGCGGCCATAATATGGGACAACGCAGCCGTTATCAGCGTCGGTGTATAGACGATTGTACTGACCATTCCGATGTACTCGCCAAATACGGTAGCCGCTTCTACTTCGCTCATCCCCCCTTGGATAAGACGATTCGGGATGATCAGTGAATCAAGAAAGTCATGCAACGGCAAAATAATCCGCGTAGCGAGAATGGCCATCGCCATTCGGAAGACTCCTCCCACTGGCAATTTGCCAACCAGACGCAAATCCCGGCCAAAAGAGTCGGTATCTTCCGAAAAAGAACGCCGCAGCGCGGGAAGCAAAAACAAAAATGCGCCGAGAGCACCAATCGCTGCGGCCGCAACAGCTCCCCCTACCGCCTTAGTTAGCCCGGCGTCCAGCAAAAAGGTAGCCAGGAGAATCATCCCGACAATCCGCACGGTTTGTTCAACCAGTTCCGATACGGCAATACTCCGATACCGCTCCATTCCCTGAAGGTACCCTCGGATCAGATTTAAAACCGGCACGATGATCAGCGCCGGAAGCAAAAAGCGGAGGGGGATGATCAAGTCCTGATTTCCCATCCAACTCGATATCTCTGGAGCGTAAACATAGGTGAGCAGCGCCCCGACGCATGCCAGAAACGCAACAATCGGCAAAATAACGTGGAGGAGCCGCTCACCTACCCGGGCATTTGAAGCTGTAAAAAAGGTAAGCGCCGTGGAGAATCCGCCTGTGGCCAGCGTGATCAACAGACCAAACAACGCATACGCCATCTGGAACAGACCGGTACCTTCTGCTCCCAGCACGCGAAACAGAAACATTTTCCCGATCGTCCCAATCACTTTCACCATCGCAATCAGTCCAGCACGCATGACCAATTGTTCAAAAGCACCTGTGATTTTTTTTGCTCTCATACGTTTGAGTCCCCAACATGGATATGTTGTTATCAACGTATGTACGGCTTGTCTTCGTTATGCTTTTTCCAACTGAATCTAATCGACCATGCGAATCAGCAAAAACTTTGTATGCTTGTCCCAGCCAAGATCCCAGGGAACATGATAGCGGTCAGCCGTATGCGAATTGACCAGAACGTACCCCTTGGGATCAAGTGCCGTCACAACGGAAAAATGGTCGAGATCGCCTCCCATTTCGTAGCCGATCAAGTCGCCTGGCCTCAGCTCTGCCAGGGCTGAGTGCGGAAATTTCTTGGTGGGCTTGGCGACCGCATTGTAGTTTCCTCGTGCAATCAGCTTCCCGTAGCCGCTGGACAATAAAAAGTGCTTGAGGGAGTCCGTTCTTACCCACGCGGCAGATCCACCCTGCTTGTATTTGTAAAACCAGCCGCCTCTCATGGGCAAGCCGCCGCCTTCTTCACGATCTCCGATCACCTGTGAAGTAAAATTCGTACAATCCCCGCCTTGGTACGTGTAATCCAGGTATTTTGGATTGTAGCGGTTGTTATTCCCGGCAAAAAAAGCGGTGCCTGCATATTTATTAGCGTATTCGACTGCCTTTTCCCGGTTGTACTTCCGCTTTCCGCTCACCTTTCCGACAGGCTGCTGCGGAAGAGAAATAACGCCGCTGACATGGGGCTTTTTGTGTACCGGGATCAACTCAGGATTTTCATCAAGAGGGTCCAGATACCACTCCTGTTTTACCCGCCATTCGCCGCCCTGCCGTTTGATGGTTAATCCGTGTCTGGTCCCAACCCCAAAAGAGTGGAGTGTCCCATCCGTTGGGTATTGATAGGTCAGCTTCAAGGATTGAACCAATCCCACTCTGAAGCCGTCGCCGACCTTTTTGATCCGCGCAATACGAATGCGCGTCTCGACATCGGTAAAGGCGACACCGCGTTCTTTGGCCCAGGCTTGGATATATTTCATCCTCGCTTTTTCACGCCCAAGTGCCGCCCTCCCCTGCTTCTCTTCGAGGATATAGTAGGGCTCCAATGCACTAATGTTGCGATCTACCAACATCTTGGCCCTCGCGTTGTACAGCTTTTCCAAAAACTGTTTGCTGCTTTCCTCGTCTACTCCCTCTGTCGCTTTTAGCGTGTAAGACCCTGCGAGGACCGACGTGAAAAGAAATGTCATGACGATCGCGGCCACCAATTTTTTCAACATGCAGCTGCCCTCCATTAAGATTGTCACCACATATTTATCTCCAGGTCGTTCCATAATAAAGATGTCTCAGTAACGACGTTTGCATTCATTCAGTAATGGAGAAAACAGGAGGTCGATGGAATGAATCTGACCGCAACGTCTCTTTTCCTTTGTATATCCCTCAGTTTGTCGTCGTTGGTACATCCTTTATCTTCAAAAGCTCCCGACAAAGGAAGAGATTACTATGAAGAGCGGGGAGATGTCGTCTGGGAAGTAAAGACGGAACACCCCATGATCGCGCTCACATTTGATGATGGACCAGATCCGGTGTATACCCCGCAAATACTTGCGCTCTTAAAGAAGTACGACGCGAAAGCGACTTTTTTTGTTTTGGGTGCACATGTAAAGAAAAACCCGGAGCTTTCACGTTCGATTGTGGGTGCAGGACATGAAATTGGCAATCATACGTACAGTCATCCCAATTTTTTCAAGCTGCGGCCTGATCAGATTCAACAAGAGATTGAAATCACGTCTGAGATCATTACGGCTGTCACGGGCAAAACTCCCGTCTTATTTCGGCCTCCTGGGGGTGTCTATAACGAAACCATTGTGAATACGGTGAAAAATTTGGGACTTTTGACAGTTATGTGGTCCTGGCATCAGGACACCCGGGATTGGAGTAATCCAGGCGTGAACAAAATCGTCAGAAAGGTATTAAACAATGCCCGACGAGGAGATATTGTTCTCTTCCACGACTATGGCGGCAACCGTTCCCAAACCGTCCGGGCTTTGGAAAAAATCCTCCCCGAGCTAAAGCGGAGAGGTTTTCATTTTGTAACGGTTTCCGAACTGATTCACATCAGAGGAAAGCTGCCCGTACACATGAAAAACTAAGTTACATGGTTTTCGCCAGCTTTGAAAAAACGACCAGCCTTTTCTCATGCTCTCCTGTTTTGCGATTGTATTTACCAGAACAGGTGATGAGATTCAAGTGAGCCCCCTTTGACTGGGAAAAAATTTCTTCAACAGGCGCTTCACTGGTTTTAAAGGATTCCACCCGCGTAACCTGAAAGGTTAGACTAGAGCCTTTCGGATCGGAGACGATGATCTCATCCCCGGCCTTTAAATCACGCAACCGATAAAAGACAGCAGGTCCGGTGTAATGGTCAAAATGTCCGGCAATCACGGCACTGCCCAGCTCTCCGGGATTGGTCCAGGGCGCCAAAATCCCCACCTTGTCAAAAGACTTGGGGACTCCCATTTGGCCATTGGCCAAAACCCCTACTTTTTCAATGGCCGTTTGCAGACGTATCGCGGGGATGCGAATTTTGGCGGCTTGAAAGCCCTTTACGACTTGTTGCGGTTTGGCTTCGGCTACTTGTTCTGGCGCGGACGTTTTCGCCATTTTGTCGCCTGCATCTGCTGGTTTATTAGTAGTATGGTCTACGTTAGTCGCCGCTTGGTTTGCTGTTTCTGTCTCCGCATGGTTAACTGCTTCTGCCGACGTATGGTTTACCGCTTCTGCAGTAGCATGCTTTACCGTTTCGGCAGCAGTTGTGTCCGTACCCAGCACCGCATTTTTTGATTTTGCAGTATCCGTTAATTCCGCTGAATGTGTGGCAAGCCCTGTTGGCCGCCCTGTTTGAGGGTGGCTCGTCTGTCCCGTTCCCTCTGTGTTTGACAGCCTGGCTTGATCGTCTGCCTTAAGCGCAGCTGAATGGTTTGTGATGTGATCCGCGGCAAGCAATCCATCCGTTTTTCCGTCGTTTGCTGCGGAAGAGCAAGCCGTACATATAATGAATAAGACCCCTATCAGAACAAAACTTTTCCTCATCCTCTTCATCCTCACGATATTGGTGGGGAAAAAAGAGGGACATGCCCTCTTTTTTCTTAGTTGCTTTCGCTAGCTCCGCCCATACCGGTTTTTGGCATTCCAGGAGCTGCTTTGATATGCAGCTTGTGTCCTTTGGCTGCTTTGGTATGCACCTTATGCTTCATGGATTTCGTGTGCATTTTATGGTGCGTCTTGTGCTTTTTGCTGTGATCCGTTTCTGCAAAAACGGACGTACCCGCAAATACTACACATGTGGCCAGCGCGAGAGAGAGAATTTTTTTCAAGGGTGTCACCTCTTTTATATGATGGTGGTACATTCTTAAAATGCACAGAACCAAGGGAGCTATGTTCGGAAAAAAACGGATGGGGGCAGCTTCCTTTTAATTTGAAGAAGCTTTTTTGAAATTAGGAGTTGACCTTCACCTATACGTAAAGGTGTACAGTGATGTTGTCGGGAGGTGAACACTGTGGAATATACAGTGCAAAAGCTTGGGCAGTTGGCGGGGATTAGCACTCGAACCCTGCGGTATTATGACGAAATAGGCATCCTGAAGCCGGCCAGGATCAATTCGTCAGGATATCGCCTCTACGGTCAGGCGGAAATCGACAGATTACAGCAGATTTTATTTTATAAGGAGCTGGGAATTCCGCTTGAGGTGATCAAGGAAATCGTCACGTCCCCATCCTTTCATCGAGGAAAAGCATTGCGAGAACACCGTTCTAAACTCCTTGACAAACGAATGCAGTTGGATCTGCTGATTCGTAATGTAGAAAACACAATTGCTGCTATGGAGGGGAAGATAACCATGTCCGATCGTGAAAAATTTGAGGGATTCAAGCAAGAGATGCTCGATGAGAATGAGAAGAAGTACGGTGCTGAGATCCGCGAAAAGTATGGAGAGACTGCTGTCAACAAATCGAATGAAAAGCTGCTGAAGATGACCGCCGAAGAGTATGAAGAAGCGACCCGTATCGAAAATGAGCTGACATCCACGTTAGCGGAAGCAATGCAAACCGGCGATCCCGCAAGTCCGCTCGCCCAAAAAGCTGCGGGTTTGCACAAGCAATGGCTGCTTTATTACTGGAGTGATTACAGTAAAGAAGCGCATGCCGGACTTGCCCACATGTACGTCGCGGATGAACGGTTTCAGGCCCATTACGATGCCAAGCAACCGGGTACGGCAGAATTTTTGCGAGATGCCATTCTGATTTTTACGGGTCAAACGAAGTAAAAGAAGAGGGTGTACCAGCGTCTTGCCGCGTTGGCACACCCTTTTTTTTCAATTTTTACATTTGAATTGAAATAAGACCCTCATCCCTTTACGATAAGGATAGATCCAGTCTCATGATACACACAACTCGGAACGCAACCCGTGGCAATTGAAAAGGAGATGTTGAGGGTTTGAAACTTTCCCGCATTCACCCCGTTTTTTACCACTTGCGAGTCGCCCAAAAGCGACTGGGAAGGCAACTGTCTGATCGCTTCGGCGGCACTCGCTTTGCCCGGCAGCAGGCAGATACAACGAAATACACGTACTCCTGCAAAAAACACCAATCCTTGCTCCGGCGAAAACTGGGCCAATCCGATCCCCGGCTGCAGGAGAACAAGATCATGAATCTTCAGTTGGCCATCCCTGCTCTCGACGGACTTTTGATCCAGCCTGGCGAAACCTTTTCTTTTTGGCAGCGGGTTGGCAAGACAACGGCGGAGAAAGGCTATGTGGAAGGCCTGCTCCTGTCGCAGGGCGAAGTCACTACAGGTATTGGCGGCGGACTTTGTCAGCTTGCCAACCTG
This window harbors:
- the argH gene encoding argininosuccinate lyase, with the protein product MKLWGGRFTKPTNQLVEEYTASISFDKQMWRQDIVGSLAHVAMLGKCGILPMDEVRQIIAGLKKVKEKIERGQVQFLVENEDVHMNIEKMLIEEIGPVGGKLHTGRSRNDQVALDMHLYLREKLMEIIQLSMYLQEALLEQANNHLDTVMPGYTHLQRAQPVLFGYHMMAYVSMLQRDIERMRDCWKRVNVLPLGAGALAGTTFPIDRAFVAEMLQFDGIYLNSMDAVSDRDFIVEFLATSSLLMAHLSRLCEELVIWSSQEFAFVELDDAFCTGSSIMPQKKNPDVAELVRGKTGRVYGNLFGLLTVLKGLPLAYNKDMQEDKEGMFDTVATLHGALALLTPMIQTMQVRADRMRQAVTQDFSNATDLADYLVRKGMPFRQAHEVVGRAVLYCIEQQKYLLDLTLEEYKTFSALIDGDVYEALAVETVVNARNVLGGTARNQVEVQIAEYRKLLADTHGWVHQNSQKVMIESLIDVGSPA
- a CDS encoding RNA polymerase sigma factor; the protein is MKEIEWLAKSRNGDSASFEQLVRPHLETAYRTAYLIIHDRQLAQDAVQEALFEVFRSLDRFDPARGTSFRTWFAKIVMHRALNAVRRQKPMGEFQEWADMSANPLDSVIEREQQQAIWKAICSMKVKHRTVVILYYYGDFQVSEIAQVLGLFEGTVKSRLHYARKQIAAQMQGWVEGRAMSRMGVSGNE
- a CDS encoding oligosaccharide flippase family protein, which produces MRAKKITGAFEQLVMRAGLIAMVKVIGTIGKMFLFRVLGAEGTGLFQMAYALFGLLITLATGGFSTALTFFTASNARVGERLLHVILPIVAFLACVGALLTYVYAPEISSWMGNQDLIIPLRFLLPALIIVPVLNLIRGYLQGMERYRSIAVSELVEQTVRIVGMILLATFLLDAGLTKAVGGAVAAAAIGALGAFLFLLPALRRSFSEDTDSFGRDLRLVGKLPVGGVFRMAMAILATRIILPLHDFLDSLIIPNRLIQGGMSEVEAATVFGEYIGMVSTIVYTPTLITAALSHIMAAKLASDWERGRLPSFHQRVRKALSAGAWWGLLASTGLFLCGPTLSYLVYGNTSLGGEIRSLALLPLLCGIRELTTTILWTANNKNGPILGLLFASFASTGVTYVVVGIPEWSLAGIIWGMVAFEVVGAAANLLMIHRIKR
- a CDS encoding MFS transporter, coding for MNSNSAPVIKEKQSSTSSSHVFSIKNYRYLLIAQAVSDLGDGVYAMALIWAMKIMTGSSLQMSIILVAEIVPLILLGMIAGVFVDSWSKRKIMVVSDLFRGGIVLILSVLSFLSLLAPWMLIVGAVLLSSFSAFFSPARTVAVRYIVPENLIMQAQSFSTTVQTIVGLLAPVISGILISIDIKYAFLFNAISYLLSLVFIVLIKHEALIKKTTETLRMKELGEKILIGYKAVWEISILRGLVIYLIAINFIFAPISILFPLYVTNASELATLEVFFFIGVLSGSLLIGFLKKVKKIMIILLGLSMVLLSFIGMAYSGDMFITVAFVLLMGMGSPLANITLQSLFITKVPSDVLGRAVSSLKVFLGLAKPVSLLLTGSLLVMYSVKDLLLFMSILGIFVVILISLNANFRKE
- a CDS encoding DUF4179 domain-containing protein, with amino-acid sequence MNKLDQQISAVLERVAQREQMPEFTMPEADSIKEEAGRLTRKRHWFRWTSMSIATAGAILFLVGVGTYVSPEFASQVKGVLGQSGGNTEPGKEAQVPAEISPVSPSDAADFFPPGEVDGGIEKAVKDGFVQVVNASVADQGITFWVKAIMADPTRVVVAYQITGPDGKPLKREKQENLVAELVGSIRLVNELGEGIMNHPRPTATARAAGKQGPDIGFLDFSDLDGEETEQMKLLVDISTLGNVEGKWKLEVPFSLKKAMEATKTIPINKEYVTPQGLKIILHEVTQAPSSTVLKWETMWEEQAKKRLEQYAKEMSGKTQNKRYASDPFQHYDVELRILDRNGMDVGVSQREAEMGRRGHLDDYNLGRDEFGHFIRNSRYTPFGDQGPYTFVLDAVTMVEPVSLTIPFEPAKLQNSPKQAEYEGSLFTVKQLKEGDEGDRRARKKLELEASLQDISSIEHVWWELKDQNGKSYPIRGSSYTWNGEDEQGRSLVQMELKLEEMEEIPTQLTLSLAAVNKRYPDGKWKVELPKKFPSTVKP
- a CDS encoding argininosuccinate synthase codes for the protein MAKEKIVLAYSGGLDTSVAIKWLQDTYNYDVIAVALDVGEGKDLDFVQKKALKVGALKSIVVDAKEAFAREYVLPALQANAMYEGKYPLVSALSRYLISRVLVEIAEKEGAVAVAHGCTGKGNDQVRFDVSFTALNPNLNIVAPVREWGWTRDEEIEYASKNGIPIPIDLDNPYSIDQNLWGRSCECGVLEDPWAAPPEGAYDLTKSIADAPEQAEEVEITFVKGVPTALNGEELPLSELILKLNKIAGNHGVGRIDHVENRLVGIKSREVYETPAATTLILAHRELEFLTQPREVAQFKPIVEQKMAQVIYEGLWYSPIRNALQAFIEETQKHVTGVVRVKLHKGHAIVVGRKSDSTLYSHELATYNAGDQFDHKAAIGFIKLWGLPTKVYAQVNEGVLHENIKTPIKILDEKDAITQ